A part of Deinococcus multiflagellatus genomic DNA contains:
- a CDS encoding response regulator, whose product MAAPQHFLLIDDNPHDQLLALEAFSELCPDCHLTVASTGTEALALLRAATELPDVVLLDVNMPGMNGFEVLRALKADARIAHIPVVMLTTSGARDDVQMAYTLYASSYLVKAASFSDFLQQIEAFLRYWQHARVAHA is encoded by the coding sequence ATGGCCGCGCCGCAGCACTTTTTGTTGATCGACGACAACCCGCATGACCAGCTGCTGGCGCTCGAAGCATTCAGCGAACTTTGCCCGGATTGCCACCTGACGGTGGCGAGCACCGGCACCGAAGCGCTGGCCCTGCTGCGGGCGGCCACCGAACTGCCCGATGTGGTGCTGCTGGACGTGAACATGCCCGGCATGAATGGCTTTGAGGTGTTGCGGGCCCTCAAGGCCGATGCCCGAATTGCGCATATCCCGGTGGTCATGCTCACCACGTCTGGCGCGCGCGACGACGTGCAGATGGCCTACACGCTGTACGCCAGTTCCTATCTGGTGAAGGCGGCCTCCTTTAGCGATTTCCTGCAGCAGATTGAAGCCTTCTTGCGCTACTGGCAGCACGCCCGGGTGGCCCACGCCTGA